The Piliocolobus tephrosceles isolate RC106 chromosome 12, ASM277652v3, whole genome shotgun sequence genome includes the window AAGTCATATATTAAAATGGCATTACCAGTGTTAACTGAAAACAGGCAATGTGTTTTACTACAAAATTAACCTAATAATCAAAAAACTTCACTTCTTCCCAGAGCATTATATTGTGGTGACATCCCATAGATAATATtataaaaggattttatttttgcaatagGCTGGGTTCACAGTGAGTATGTTAGTACCAAGATCATGTGTTTAATATTACTGTAAGAATGTTATTATTGGAATGTATATAAGGCATgtaaaaaaatagctttaaagCTCTTAGAGGGCAATGCTCCAAACTGGCAGCTGCTAGAAAAGGTGCTGAtaggaatagaaaatattaaagaaatttagTTTTAGCACATATTATTAGTGCTTCTACAATCAAAATAATTCACATAAATTTCAGTTGCTGGAACTAATGGACCAAATGAGAATGGACTTTTGCCCCTTTAACTACTAGACCAATCTTGAAAACGGAAGCAATCACTTGCAATCTTCCACACAGTATTGTTGGGAGTGGACTGAGCAGTCAGCAGGAAGTTCTGGTTGAAGTAATGTTGTTTGTTTCCATCAAACTTCACAGTTCCACTGGTCACAACAAGAACTGTAGTTTGGGACTGAGTTGCTTGCTCTttatccacattaaaaaaaaaaaagagaacaggtCATTTTCTATCTCTAAATAAGCAGATTTTTAGGCTTAAAATACACTGTTTATGGACtaatgcttaaaatttttttcataaactttCTGTCCCTTAAGCATGCATACCCAAATCCAGAAAACTAAATACTCAttcaaagatattaaaattattttcagtccAGGAAACTTTGGGATACTCTAGTTTTAAAATGAGGGGGGCTTATATCTAGTATAGGACCAtttccttcatatatatataaatatttcagaattaaaatttcagttttctaaCAGAGCTTACTCATGTTTTGCTTCTTAAACTATTGTTCTTTTcagaaattataaaggaaaaaaaaaaaaaaaatcaccctaaACTACAATTTAAGGCACTTAGGACTCCACCTAGAGGTTATATTCAACTGTATCCATCTACCTGGAATCAAATTGTCTTGTCAAAAGTCATCCTTTCACATAACAGAGTAAATTTCTGTGAAATAT containing:
- the NXT2 gene encoding NTF2-related export protein 2 isoform X2 yields the protein MDKRRRALTRLYLDKATLIWNGNAVSGLDALNNFFDTLPSSEFQVNMLDCQPVHEQATQSQTTVLVVTSGTVKFDGNKQHYFNQNFLLTAQSTPNNTVWKIASDCFRFQDWSSS